One window of Streptomyces sp. SUK 48 genomic DNA carries:
- a CDS encoding PRC-barrel domain-containing protein: MIIPLLASELTKRVVVTLDGEAVAQIKDTVFDFRAGRITGFTLSGRGLLGGPLKVSLPLSGVHAIGPSAVMIPSAAVLAERKAVLSAHQAEQGQVIGAPVLTDQGTETGTVLDVVIEAGGSGRVIGFEISMKETTDQGKRRAFIPRGETLAVSGRAMVIPAQAHHFIADDLPSFGAQVEAFRRSTAQPPHRTPTTDEEALS, encoded by the coding sequence GTGATCATCCCTCTGCTCGCCTCGGAACTGACCAAGAGGGTGGTCGTGACCCTGGACGGCGAGGCGGTCGCTCAGATCAAGGACACCGTCTTCGACTTCAGGGCCGGCCGGATCACCGGTTTCACCCTGAGCGGGCGCGGCCTGCTCGGCGGTCCGCTCAAAGTGAGCCTCCCGCTCTCCGGAGTGCACGCCATCGGACCGTCCGCCGTGATGATCCCCAGTGCGGCGGTCCTGGCGGAGCGGAAGGCGGTCCTGTCGGCCCACCAGGCCGAACAGGGGCAGGTCATCGGCGCACCGGTCCTCACGGACCAGGGAACCGAGACGGGCACGGTCCTGGACGTCGTGATCGAGGCCGGCGGCAGCGGTCGTGTGATCGGCTTCGAGATCTCCATGAAGGAGACCACCGACCAGGGGAAACGCAGGGCGTTCATCCCACGCGGCGAGACGCTCGCCGTCTCCGGACGGGCCATGGTCATCCCGGCACAGGCCCACCACTTCATCGCGGACGACCTGCCCAGCTTCGGCGCCCAGGTCGAGGCATTCCGCCGGTCCACCGCGCAGCCGCCCCACCGCACGCCCACGACCGACGAAGAGGCCCTGTCATGA
- a CDS encoding chaplin translates to MMSLRSRVMRGAGLVAAAGAVLLGGAAAASADSGAQGVAVGSPGVLSGNVIQVPIDIPVNVCGNTVDVIGLLNPAFGNACVNTGM, encoded by the coding sequence ATGATGTCTCTGCGGTCTCGGGTGATGCGGGGAGCCGGTCTGGTGGCCGCCGCGGGTGCGGTCCTGCTCGGTGGCGCGGCGGCCGCGTCGGCCGACAGTGGAGCGCAGGGGGTGGCGGTCGGCTCGCCGGGTGTCCTGTCGGGCAACGTGATCCAGGTCCCGATCGACATCCCGGTCAACGTCTGCGGGAACACCGTCGACGTGATCGGCCTGCTCAACCCCGCCTTCGGCAACGCCTGCGTCAACACCGGCATGTGA
- a CDS encoding AraC family transcriptional regulator: protein MDILSDTLEVLRTGRPMVTRTDARAPWALKFQPLSGAGFHVVVEGHCHLLPPHGPPLSLGPGDIVFLRRGSGHTLCDALGRDPVDFVPERVDRSSPIGQVTVDGPGPHTVLVCGAYAIDVDRPHPLFSDLPEVIHLPAVPGRHPVLRSAVDQLCAEFHAPQPGSDAVVTALIDLLLLYILRSWYAELPKERTRGWTAALTDPAVAPALKAIHDDPGRPWTVESLGTHAGLSRAAFARRFASVVGEPPLTYLTNWRMATAARLLHQSPAPLSTIAQHTGYTSEFAFAKAFKRHFGSPPGAYRKQVRTADDDSRGYKWR from the coding sequence ATGGACATCCTGAGCGACACCCTCGAAGTCCTGCGCACGGGACGCCCGATGGTGACGCGCACCGACGCACGCGCCCCGTGGGCCCTGAAGTTCCAGCCCCTCTCAGGAGCCGGATTCCACGTGGTCGTGGAAGGTCACTGCCACCTGCTGCCACCGCACGGCCCACCGCTCTCGCTCGGACCCGGCGACATCGTGTTCCTGCGGCGCGGCAGCGGACACACCCTGTGCGACGCGCTCGGCCGCGATCCGGTGGACTTCGTACCGGAGCGCGTGGACCGTTCCTCGCCGATCGGCCAGGTCACCGTGGACGGACCGGGGCCGCACACGGTGCTGGTGTGCGGTGCGTACGCGATCGATGTCGATCGCCCGCATCCGCTGTTCAGCGATCTACCGGAGGTCATCCACCTCCCTGCGGTTCCGGGCCGCCACCCGGTGCTGCGCTCGGCGGTCGATCAGCTGTGTGCCGAGTTCCACGCGCCGCAGCCGGGCTCGGACGCGGTCGTCACGGCGCTCATCGATCTGCTGCTGCTGTACATCCTCCGGTCGTGGTACGCCGAACTGCCGAAGGAGCGGACCCGGGGCTGGACGGCCGCGCTGACCGACCCGGCAGTCGCCCCGGCCCTGAAGGCGATCCACGACGATCCTGGCCGTCCCTGGACCGTGGAGTCGCTGGGCACCCACGCCGGGCTGTCCCGCGCGGCGTTCGCCCGCCGCTTCGCCTCGGTGGTCGGCGAGCCGCCGTTGACCTACCTGACCAACTGGCGGATGGCCACCGCGGCGCGGTTGCTGCACCAGTCGCCGGCCCCGCTGAGCACCATCGCGCAGCACACGGGGTACACATCGGAGTTCGCCTTCGCCAAGGCTTTCAAACGACACTTCGGATCGCCGCCGGGGGCCTATCGCAAGCAGGTCAGGACGGCAGACGACGATTCACGCGGATACAAATGGCGATGA
- a CDS encoding STAS domain-containing protein, translating to MHMAPERKVHVIPHEEVFMIVVRGETDHEDSDEFEAVWDAADRAALPVTAIDLSQVTFADSMLLYALLDARRRHAAAGRDLVLLGPLAPAVTRLLTLSGALAHFRIAGAGPSPTS from the coding sequence ATGCATATGGCTCCGGAGAGAAAAGTGCACGTCATCCCTCATGAAGAAGTCTTCATGATCGTGGTTCGCGGTGAGACCGACCACGAGGACAGCGACGAGTTCGAGGCCGTCTGGGACGCGGCCGACCGGGCGGCCCTGCCGGTCACGGCGATCGACCTGTCCCAGGTGACCTTCGCCGACAGTATGCTCCTGTACGCCCTTCTCGACGCTCGCCGCCGCCATGCGGCCGCCGGTCGGGATCTCGTCCTGCTGGGCCCGCTCGCCCCGGCGGTCACCCGGCTCCTCACTCTCAGCGGCGCGCTGGCACACTTCCGGATCGCGGGCGCCGGCCCGTCGCCCACCAGCTGA
- a CDS encoding PRC-barrel domain-containing protein, whose product MRLFSQTRGLPVITTEEAEQLGRVEDLTVDPRTRSVVCVRLSGAPKHAATVAWELIEGVGQDAVVVRSVASAGDGPHEFPTHHEILGKRVLTEHGTAHGTVKDIAFDTTTGHVHTLYTALGDIPGDHLLGVGEYAVVVRAA is encoded by the coding sequence ATGAGGCTGTTCAGCCAGACCCGCGGCCTGCCGGTGATCACGACCGAGGAGGCCGAACAACTCGGCCGCGTGGAGGACCTGACCGTCGACCCGCGCACGAGGAGTGTCGTCTGCGTACGTCTGTCCGGGGCGCCGAAACACGCGGCGACGGTCGCGTGGGAGCTGATCGAAGGAGTGGGGCAGGACGCCGTCGTCGTACGCTCCGTCGCCTCCGCCGGTGACGGCCCGCACGAATTTCCCACCCATCACGAGATCCTCGGCAAGCGGGTCCTCACGGAGCACGGCACCGCGCACGGCACCGTCAAGGACATCGCCTTCGACACCACCACGGGGCACGTCCACACGCTGTACACGGCCCTCGGGGACATCCCCGGAGACCACCTCCTGGGCGTCGGCGAGTACGCCGTCGTCGTACGCGCTGCCTAG
- a CDS encoding carbonic anhydrase, with the protein MTETHTASPTPREAFELLLSGNRRFIAGTPDHPNQDVTRRAEIAPSQQPFAVLFGCSDSRLAAEIIFDRGLGDLFVVRTAGHVMGPEVLGSIEFGVDVLGCPLVVVLGHDSCGAVGAACAALENGMTPAGYVRDVVERVTPSVLAAHAAGQVEPEEILATHIGHTVDLLLDRSRVLAERVAEGRAAVVGLRYRLADGSAHLVTSRGLDTPVSSAT; encoded by the coding sequence ATGACCGAGACCCATACCGCGAGTCCGACACCACGCGAAGCCTTCGAACTGCTGCTGTCCGGTAACCGGCGCTTCATCGCCGGCACCCCCGATCACCCCAACCAGGACGTCACCCGCCGCGCCGAGATCGCTCCGTCCCAGCAGCCGTTCGCCGTGCTGTTCGGCTGCTCCGATTCCCGGCTGGCCGCCGAGATCATTTTCGACCGGGGCCTCGGCGACCTGTTCGTGGTCCGCACCGCCGGCCACGTCATGGGACCGGAGGTGCTGGGCAGTATCGAATTCGGCGTGGATGTACTGGGCTGCCCGCTGGTCGTGGTCCTGGGCCACGACTCGTGCGGGGCGGTCGGCGCGGCGTGCGCCGCGCTGGAGAACGGCATGACGCCGGCCGGATACGTCCGGGACGTCGTCGAACGGGTGACCCCGAGCGTGCTGGCCGCGCACGCCGCCGGACAGGTCGAACCCGAGGAGATCCTCGCCACGCACATAGGGCACACCGTCGACCTGCTGCTCGACCGGTCCCGGGTCCTCGCCGAGAGGGTCGCCGAGGGCCGGGCCGCCGTGGTGGGCCTGCGCTATCGCCTGGCGGACGGCAGCGCGCACCTCGTCACCTCCCGCGGCCTCGACACGCCGGTATCCAGCGCCACCTGA
- a CDS encoding ATP-binding protein produces MPLRYSMAWDATHTSITDARRAVRILLDEAGHHPDQRPSQDAQLVVSELVTNAIRHAPGPGALTLELTSDATLLRITVRDSSSRPPVLPTPDPGRPGGHGLRLVTLLCDRLQHTALTTGKQIVAQLRLG; encoded by the coding sequence TTGCCCCTGCGATACAGCATGGCGTGGGACGCGACGCACACGTCGATCACCGATGCCCGACGCGCCGTACGCATATTGCTCGACGAGGCAGGACACCACCCCGACCAGCGGCCGAGCCAGGACGCCCAGCTCGTCGTCAGCGAACTGGTCACCAACGCGATCCGGCACGCCCCGGGCCCCGGAGCCCTGACTCTGGAGCTCACGTCCGATGCCACCCTGCTGCGGATCACCGTCCGCGACAGCTCCTCCCGCCCGCCCGTGCTCCCCACTCCGGATCCGGGCCGGCCCGGCGGCCACGGCCTTCGCCTGGTCACGCTGCTGTGCGACCGGCTCCAGCACACCGCCCTGACGACCGGCAAGCAGATCGTCGCCCAGCTCCGCCTCGGCTGA
- a CDS encoding L-threonylcarbamoyladenylate synthase, translating to MTASTSDIEQAAGVLRAGGLVALPTETVYGLGANAEDPAAVARIFQVKGRPPTHPLIVHIGHADLLDEWVEDVPAAARLLAEHLWPGPLTLVLRRGRRVPLEATGGLDTVAVRVPDHPVALALLDAFGGGVTAPSANRFGSVSPTTTDHVRAELGDAVDFVLEGGPCAVGVESTIVDVTGDTPSILRPGGVTREELEAVVGGPLDVPSSSRVRVPGQHPSHYAPRARVVLVEPEKVLAEAELAQESGHRVGVFLPSSSAGAVVKVHAVVPVPRSAAAYARELYGFLRGFDEQGCDLIFASLPAEEGLGLAIANRLRRAAGPRSTV from the coding sequence GTGACAGCAAGTACAAGTGACATCGAGCAGGCGGCCGGCGTGCTGCGTGCCGGGGGGCTGGTCGCCCTCCCGACCGAGACCGTCTACGGCCTGGGCGCCAACGCCGAGGACCCCGCCGCCGTCGCGCGCATCTTCCAGGTCAAGGGACGGCCGCCCACCCACCCTCTGATCGTCCACATCGGCCACGCCGATCTGCTGGACGAATGGGTCGAGGACGTGCCCGCGGCGGCGCGTCTGCTGGCCGAGCACCTGTGGCCGGGGCCGCTCACCCTGGTGCTGCGGCGCGGTCGCCGGGTGCCCCTGGAGGCGACCGGTGGTCTCGACACGGTGGCCGTGCGCGTCCCCGACCACCCGGTCGCGCTGGCCCTGCTGGACGCCTTCGGCGGCGGGGTCACGGCCCCGTCCGCCAACCGGTTCGGCTCGGTCAGCCCCACCACGACGGACCATGTCCGTGCCGAGCTCGGCGACGCGGTCGACTTCGTGCTGGAAGGCGGCCCCTGCGCGGTCGGCGTCGAGTCGACCATCGTCGACGTCACGGGCGATACGCCGAGCATCCTCCGGCCGGGCGGCGTGACGCGCGAGGAACTCGAAGCGGTGGTGGGAGGCCCGCTCGACGTCCCCTCGTCGAGCCGTGTGCGGGTGCCCGGCCAGCACCCGTCGCACTACGCGCCGCGGGCGCGTGTCGTCCTCGTCGAGCCGGAGAAGGTGCTCGCCGAGGCGGAGCTGGCGCAGGAGTCGGGACACCGGGTCGGCGTCTTCCTCCCCTCCTCGTCCGCCGGTGCCGTGGTCAAGGTGCACGCCGTGGTGCCCGTCCCCCGTTCGGCGGCCGCGTACGCACGCGAGCTGTACGGGTTCCTGCGCGGATTCGACGAGCAGGGGTGCGACCTGATCTTCGCCTCCTTGCCGGCGGAGGAGGGGCTGGGACTGGCGATCGCCAACCGGCTGCGCCGTGCGGCGGGGCCCCGATCCACCGTGTGA
- a CDS encoding SpoIIE family protein phosphatase, which yields MTRVPEQQPSEAVHRPGGPEEDEDFRALFGRSTAVFASLAGPAHMVEAANEAFFAAIGGGERVRVGVPLGQLMPELAEQGFITLLDQVYRTGERYVGRDARVLIGTGSAAREAFFDFTYEPRTDTGGNVTGVRVIGVETTQVKQAQRLAAEHRVLLEQIARQAPLSEVLEGMARAIEELAPEGVLVSVLLADADGRHLRHGAAPSLPDFYNQAIDGIATGEGVGSCGTAAHRRRPVIVSDITTDPFWDDFLHLAQAAGLAACWSTPILARDGSLLGTFAMYHRTPRAPQESDLALARVFADTAALAIERHQADEARRAAERKERAARADLAFLLNASTALTSGLDQGQTLRRLATSCVPALAPLAAVDIVDLGRVHRIATAAPTQAQQDLLASHIPVYDADDDAVARVLASGLSEVARRTPTGPGPWHELGVTGYLCVPLLDRGRAFGTLTLLSTKEHAFDGHTIALAEELTRRAASAALNARQYTQRVALTRDLQAGLLLPEIPALPGAQAAAYYHPAGEGLDIGGDFYDLFPLDDGSWAFMLGDVCGRGATAATTTALVRHTARAVAPLLPGPEAVVRAVNKALLQRPHSHGTGFVTLVYGHFTPARAGGLDLTLVRAGHTLPLHLDQHGTAHPLDCPGGLIGISDEAHLTTRHLHLEPAESLVLYTDGITEARNHDREQFGEERLTHALGHASSPLTAQQTIDTLTRAVHAFTGPHGIHDDQAALVLTATPPAGRP from the coding sequence ATGACTCGCGTTCCGGAGCAGCAGCCCAGCGAGGCCGTGCACAGGCCGGGCGGCCCGGAGGAGGACGAGGACTTCCGGGCCCTGTTCGGCCGGTCGACGGCGGTGTTCGCGTCCCTGGCCGGGCCCGCCCATATGGTGGAGGCCGCCAACGAGGCGTTCTTCGCCGCGATCGGCGGCGGGGAGCGGGTCCGCGTGGGAGTGCCGCTGGGGCAGTTGATGCCGGAGCTGGCCGAGCAGGGCTTCATCACCTTGCTGGATCAGGTCTACCGCACCGGCGAACGGTACGTCGGACGCGACGCCCGGGTGCTGATCGGGACCGGCTCCGCGGCACGGGAGGCGTTCTTCGACTTCACGTACGAGCCGCGGACGGACACGGGCGGCAACGTCACCGGTGTACGGGTCATCGGGGTGGAGACCACCCAGGTCAAGCAGGCCCAGCGGCTCGCGGCCGAGCACCGGGTGCTGCTGGAGCAGATCGCTCGCCAGGCGCCCCTGTCCGAGGTGCTGGAGGGCATGGCTCGCGCGATCGAGGAGCTGGCACCGGAAGGCGTCCTGGTCTCCGTGCTGCTCGCCGACGCCGACGGCAGGCATCTGCGGCACGGCGCGGCCCCGAGCCTGCCCGATTTCTACAACCAGGCCATCGACGGTATCGCCACCGGCGAGGGCGTCGGCTCCTGCGGTACCGCCGCCCACCGGCGCCGGCCGGTCATCGTCTCCGACATCACCACCGATCCGTTCTGGGACGACTTCCTGCACCTCGCCCAGGCCGCGGGGCTGGCGGCCTGCTGGTCCACGCCCATCCTGGCCAGGGACGGTTCCCTGCTGGGCACCTTCGCCATGTACCACCGCACCCCGCGGGCGCCCCAGGAGTCCGACCTCGCCCTGGCCCGTGTGTTCGCCGACACCGCCGCCCTGGCCATCGAACGCCACCAGGCGGACGAAGCCCGCCGGGCCGCCGAGAGGAAGGAGCGGGCGGCACGCGCCGACCTGGCCTTCCTCCTCAACGCCAGTACCGCCCTCACCTCCGGACTGGACCAGGGACAGACCCTGCGGCGCCTGGCCACCTCCTGCGTCCCGGCGCTGGCCCCGCTGGCCGCGGTCGACATCGTCGACCTCGGCCGGGTGCACCGCATCGCCACCGCCGCCCCCACCCAGGCCCAGCAGGACCTTCTCGCCTCCCACATCCCCGTCTACGACGCCGACGACGACGCCGTCGCCCGCGTCCTGGCCTCCGGCCTGAGCGAGGTCGCCCGCCGCACCCCCACCGGTCCCGGTCCCTGGCACGAGCTGGGCGTCACCGGCTACCTCTGCGTCCCGCTCCTCGACCGGGGCCGCGCCTTCGGCACCCTGACCCTGCTGTCCACCAAAGAGCACGCCTTCGACGGCCACACCATCGCCCTCGCCGAGGAACTCACCCGGCGCGCCGCCTCAGCCGCGCTCAACGCCCGCCAGTACACCCAGCGCGTCGCGCTCACACGGGATCTTCAGGCGGGGCTCCTCCTGCCCGAGATCCCGGCCCTGCCCGGCGCCCAGGCCGCCGCCTACTATCACCCCGCCGGGGAGGGACTGGACATCGGCGGCGACTTCTACGACCTCTTCCCCCTCGACGACGGCAGCTGGGCGTTCATGCTCGGCGACGTCTGCGGCCGCGGCGCCACAGCCGCCACCACCACCGCCCTGGTCCGCCACACCGCCCGCGCCGTCGCCCCCCTCCTGCCCGGCCCCGAAGCAGTCGTCCGAGCCGTCAACAAAGCCCTCCTGCAACGGCCCCACAGCCATGGCACCGGTTTCGTCACCCTCGTCTACGGCCACTTCACTCCCGCCCGAGCCGGTGGCCTCGACCTCACCCTGGTCCGAGCCGGCCACACCCTGCCCCTCCACCTCGACCAGCACGGTACGGCGCACCCCCTCGACTGCCCCGGCGGCCTCATCGGCATCAGCGACGAAGCCCACCTCACCACCCGCCACCTGCACCTCGAACCGGCCGAAAGCCTCGTGCTGTACACCGACGGCATCACCGAGGCCCGCAATCACGACCGGGAACAATTCGGCGAGGAACGCCTCACCCACGCCCTCGGTCACGCCTCGTCCCCGCTCACCGCACAGCAGACCATCGACACGCTGACCCGCGCCGTGCACGCCTTCACCGGTCCTCACGGCATACACGATGACCAGGCGGCCCTCGTTCTCACCGCCACCCCACCCGCCGGCCGGCCATGA
- the glgX gene encoding glycogen debranching protein GlgX, producing MRIWQESTKIGPRPGRMSPLGATFDGAGTNFAVFSEVAQLVELCLFDEDGTEERVPLREVDGFVHHIYLPDVGPGRRYGFRVHGPCRPEQGDRCNPNKLLLDPYAKAIEGEIHWDEALFPYRFGDVERRNELDSAPYTAKSVVVNPYFDWGSDHPPRTPYHETVIYEAHVKGMTRTHPAIPEAMRGTYAALAHPAMVEYFVKLGVTAVELMPVHQFVQDHALVEKGLSNYWGYNTIGFFAPHNAYCSSGQRGEQVQEFRSMVKTLHEAGIEVILDVVYNHTAEGNHLGPVLSFRGLDNAAYYRLSEEDPRFYWDTTGTGNSLRMNHPHTLQLIMDSLRYWVTEMHVDGFRFDLAATLARQFHEVDRLSSFFDLVQQDPVISQVKLIAEPWDVGDGGYQVGNFPPLWTEWNGKYRDTVRDFWRGEGGTLGEFASRLTGSSDLYQSDGRRPYASVNFVTAHDGFTLRDLVSYDGKHNEANGEENRDGENHNRSWNCGVEGATRDRDVLALRARQQRNLLATLLLSQGVPMLLHGDELGRTQHGNNNAYCQDGELAWIDWPSAIDGSELLDFTRRLITLRRDHPVFRRRRFFKGRVAQGSSADGKDITWFTPAGREMNDTDWDTGFARSLMVHLNGKAITEPDLRGLRVADDSFLLLFNAHSQALSFTLPEETGRWWAVEVDTAIPYTEYRPLIKGGSEVEVEARAMLVLRGHQDE from the coding sequence ATGCGTATCTGGCAAGAGAGCACGAAGATAGGACCGCGGCCGGGCCGGATGTCGCCGCTGGGCGCCACCTTCGACGGCGCCGGCACGAACTTCGCGGTGTTCTCCGAAGTCGCGCAGCTCGTGGAGCTGTGTCTCTTCGACGAAGACGGAACGGAAGAGCGCGTCCCACTGCGGGAGGTGGACGGCTTCGTCCACCACATCTACCTGCCGGACGTCGGACCCGGACGGCGCTACGGGTTCCGGGTGCACGGACCGTGCCGTCCGGAGCAGGGCGACCGCTGCAACCCGAACAAGTTGCTGCTCGACCCCTACGCCAAGGCGATCGAGGGCGAAATCCATTGGGACGAGGCCCTCTTCCCCTACCGTTTCGGGGACGTCGAGCGGCGCAACGAGCTGGACTCCGCGCCCTACACCGCGAAATCGGTGGTGGTGAACCCCTACTTCGACTGGGGCAGCGACCACCCGCCGCGGACCCCGTACCACGAGACGGTCATCTACGAGGCCCACGTCAAGGGTATGACGCGGACCCACCCCGCGATCCCGGAGGCCATGCGCGGCACCTACGCCGCGCTCGCGCACCCGGCCATGGTCGAGTACTTCGTCAAGCTGGGTGTCACCGCGGTGGAGCTGATGCCGGTCCATCAGTTCGTGCAGGACCACGCCTTGGTGGAGAAGGGACTGTCGAACTACTGGGGGTACAACACCATCGGATTCTTCGCGCCGCACAACGCCTACTGTTCCTCGGGGCAGCGGGGCGAGCAGGTGCAGGAGTTCCGCTCGATGGTCAAGACCCTGCACGAGGCGGGCATCGAGGTGATCCTCGACGTCGTCTACAACCACACCGCGGAGGGGAACCACCTCGGCCCGGTGCTGTCGTTCAGGGGCTTGGACAACGCGGCGTACTACCGCCTGTCCGAGGAGGACCCGCGCTTCTACTGGGACACCACCGGCACCGGCAACAGCCTGCGGATGAACCACCCGCACACCCTTCAGCTGATCATGGACTCGCTGCGCTACTGGGTGACCGAGATGCATGTCGACGGCTTCCGGTTCGACCTCGCCGCCACCCTGGCCCGCCAGTTCCACGAGGTCGACCGGCTGTCGTCGTTCTTCGACCTCGTCCAGCAGGACCCGGTCATCTCCCAGGTCAAGCTCATCGCCGAGCCGTGGGACGTCGGCGACGGCGGCTACCAGGTCGGCAACTTCCCCCCGCTGTGGACCGAGTGGAACGGCAAGTACCGCGACACCGTACGCGACTTCTGGCGCGGCGAGGGCGGCACCCTGGGGGAGTTCGCCTCCCGCCTCACCGGTTCCTCCGACCTCTACCAGAGCGACGGCCGGCGCCCCTACGCATCGGTCAACTTCGTCACCGCGCACGACGGATTCACCCTGCGCGACCTGGTGTCGTACGACGGCAAGCACAATGAGGCCAATGGCGAGGAGAACCGGGACGGCGAGAACCACAACCGCTCCTGGAACTGCGGGGTGGAGGGCGCCACCCGGGACCGGGACGTCCTCGCCCTGCGCGCCCGGCAGCAGCGCAACCTCCTCGCCACCCTGCTGCTCTCCCAGGGCGTGCCCATGCTGCTGCACGGCGACGAACTCGGCCGCACCCAGCACGGCAACAACAACGCCTACTGCCAGGACGGGGAACTGGCCTGGATCGACTGGCCGAGCGCCATCGACGGCAGCGAACTGCTCGACTTCACGCGCAGGCTGATCACCCTGCGCCGCGATCACCCGGTCTTCCGCAGGCGACGGTTCTTCAAGGGCCGGGTGGCTCAGGGAAGCAGCGCCGACGGCAAGGACATCACCTGGTTCACCCCCGCCGGGCGCGAGATGAACGACACCGACTGGGACACCGGCTTCGCCAGGTCCCTGATGGTCCACCTCAACGGGAAGGCCATCACGGAACCGGACCTGCGCGGCCTGCGAGTGGCGGACGACTCCTTCCTCCTGCTCTTCAACGCCCACAGCCAGGCCCTCTCCTTCACCCTCCCCGAGGAGACGGGACGGTGGTGGGCGGTGGAGGTGGACACGGCCATCCCGTACACCGAGTACCGGCCGCTGATCAAGGGCGGCAGCGAGGTCGAGGTCGAAGCCCGCGCCATGCTCGTGCTGCGGGGTCACCAGGACGAGTGA
- a CDS encoding STAS domain-containing protein — MDAGPGGRERVLALRGELDYASAAQLREAADAVLAGPQPPALVVLDCSALEFCDSSGINVLIGMHQRLEARGGVLRLAGVPGSVTRVFTLTGLDQVIGLYGTVADASAPAAGDHGSSAIRAASERQR, encoded by the coding sequence GTGGATGCGGGGCCAGGCGGGCGCGAGCGCGTGCTCGCTCTGCGCGGTGAGCTGGATTACGCCAGTGCCGCGCAGCTCCGGGAGGCGGCGGACGCGGTGCTCGCCGGGCCGCAGCCGCCTGCCCTGGTGGTCCTCGACTGTTCGGCCCTGGAGTTCTGTGACTCCTCGGGCATCAACGTTCTGATCGGGATGCACCAGCGGCTGGAGGCACGCGGAGGCGTGCTGAGGCTGGCGGGAGTGCCCGGTTCGGTGACGCGGGTGTTCACCCTGACCGGCCTGGACCAGGTCATAGGTCTGTACGGCACCGTGGCCGACGCGTCGGCCCCAGCGGCCGGTGACCATGGATCGTCCGCCATACGTGCGGCGAGCGAGAGGCAGCGATGA
- a CDS encoding SDR family oxidoreductase: MSLVGKKIVIIGGTSGIGYAVAQQAVAAGADVVVASSNQDRVDAATKRLGEPAEGWRLDVADGDAIAAFFEQVGEFDHLVYTAGESLLIRPLADTTPQEARAVFERRFWGAFLSAKYAAPRLRDGGSITFSSGVLAIRPLTGTALTAGITGGIEALSRALAVELAPLRVNVIQPGVIRTELWDGSVPDPEAFLQGAGSELLTRRVGTAEEAAAAYLFVLSNAYVTGTTLAIDGGAALV, from the coding sequence ATGTCTCTGGTCGGCAAGAAGATCGTGATCATCGGTGGAACCTCCGGCATCGGCTACGCGGTAGCCCAGCAGGCCGTGGCGGCCGGCGCGGACGTCGTGGTCGCCTCCAGCAATCAGGACCGCGTGGACGCCGCGACGAAGCGGTTGGGCGAGCCGGCCGAAGGCTGGCGCCTGGACGTCGCCGACGGCGACGCCATCGCCGCGTTCTTCGAGCAGGTCGGAGAGTTCGACCACCTCGTCTACACCGCGGGCGAATCTCTGCTGATCAGGCCGTTGGCCGACACCACTCCGCAGGAGGCCAGGGCGGTCTTCGAGCGCCGGTTCTGGGGCGCGTTCCTCTCCGCCAAGTACGCGGCACCGCGACTGCGCGACGGTGGCTCGATCACGTTCAGCTCCGGCGTCCTCGCGATCCGCCCCCTGACCGGAACCGCGCTCACGGCAGGCATCACCGGCGGCATCGAGGCCCTGTCCCGGGCACTCGCCGTCGAACTCGCCCCGCTGCGCGTCAACGTGATCCAGCCCGGTGTGATCCGCACCGAGCTGTGGGACGGCAGTGTCCCGGACCCGGAGGCGTTCCTTCAGGGCGCCGGGTCCGAGCTGCTCACGCGGCGTGTCGGCACTGCCGAGGAAGCCGCGGCGGCCTATCTCTTCGTCTTGTCCAACGCCTACGTCACCGGCACCACGCTCGCGATAGACGGCGGCGCGGCGCTGGTGTGA
- a CDS encoding DUF3253 domain-containing protein, producing the protein MAHSDREADRRLERAILELLDRRGPTATICPSDAARAAYEGDDDGWRALMEPVRRAARRLVAAGEVEITQSGRPVEPATARGPIRIRRTR; encoded by the coding sequence ATGGCGCACAGCGATCGGGAAGCGGACCGGCGCTTGGAACGAGCGATCCTGGAACTGCTGGACCGCCGCGGTCCGACGGCGACGATCTGCCCCTCCGACGCCGCGCGGGCGGCGTACGAAGGGGATGACGACGGCTGGCGCGCGCTCATGGAACCGGTCCGCCGCGCCGCACGGCGACTGGTCGCCGCCGGCGAGGTGGAGATCACGCAGTCCGGCCGCCCTGTCGAGCCGGCCACGGCCCGCGGCCCCATCCGCATCCGCCGCACGCGCTGA